From Betta splendens chromosome 3, fBetSpl5.4, whole genome shotgun sequence, the proteins below share one genomic window:
- the cenpf gene encoding centromere protein F isoform X2 has product MSWAVEEWKDGLPGKALQKIQEMEVQLDKLKKERSQKQFQLDSLEAALQKQKQKVDSERSEISSLKRENQSLVESCDSLEKARQKAVHDLGIKEQQVSYLEGQLNSCRKTIERLEQELKKYKNELDRSQPAGSSSLSSSSCEQPYATPQKSFSTPAPVHVYRQQDNRFEELQEKYSQEVEERKRLESELKLLQVKLNQSSVSVSHKDIAARQAGSSVFPWQQDQAPSHLSQNAMETPLKRRGTSLWDAHEETPIKPAQRMSCSRAVQSPSGSSQQMEQLKTLNQELRGRVSELEKNLSNQEKEIRSQASKLQELQTQLNQARKDLTERDRNLSKTSHELSQATDKHQQVEAKCSSVEQKLKQVTEEMNCQRHNAESCRRALEQKLKDQERDSQKELSQLQSSHQALEQQLNQTRTKLTQELQQAKKDHNVLQADIEKMSFQKTHMEKDVEEQKQKLLRSEQSLQASQSKEQDLRRKMEELQKEKNCVTVQLDQSSRRLSQLEEEKKTADQNLKRMQGQLDDLKGKSEGQVEELKKLQSKLDQQTEASAREQENLKKTLSNVEDKNERSQNDLQKQKQETERLTNRLMVVENEAKQLTSSLSASQTEFKELTQEHQALLEWKNQKETLINETEAMQKELTDKISNMESDLSSLNKANDELNKQLMSTERDKASLSTIIDSLKGELLNKSTELEEKEHQYQQLQAQLSEAGQKHAKDLENMGVQVTQLESQVKHLELRLQKEIARVEQAERTNTELQGEHQAACDLVHSKDQLIELGQAEISQLRESLAQSTAQQEEQNARLAEEKATLLKQCEDSVSAKVEEMDQIKLKLEEADQELLLTKNQVSSMEQFLKIQEQLGAQLQSQIKTLSESQDEYKKVCEQKSEELKHSEEKLKEQQSQTEKTDKLFREAEAHMTSVEKQKAELEKAVLDMKKDIEILQKTHTEKTNHLLEQITHLEEKEAANQDAAEKLPALKNELDLVQQSNTDLKKSIEALEMRNSSVIEINSNLENTLKEKNNQISALEKDVKDISEERRKDLENHVFEIENFLNNEKNLKDELESAKQSLTAAKAELRSRREEIKTMKTTLSAASRGLEERDNTLKSLKEKLNKAEAEQAKASELLKEKVVAMNKIKVQLEMLQMDLEDNETAMNSFDSQVEELKGIIETLEAQLAQNHSQMSDMEARLEDSKAQVSVLETRLEEVQSQNSMLETQYVTAKEELFERSCEITRLEEEAIKRSQLEETVATLESNLSQVTEENVKLETTVRQISEDKKQLIQQINTIEATLKQVNNEKEQMETEINHANAEKKRLENDLDKLSEENKRLQTSVDQLNKERQQNDAVNNEMTAEKYEAESRLRQVTEEKAQLHNTLSLINEEKIQLEVKFGEINSEKNDLVTNLHQVVEERRQLEMNCSQLSEENTRLKASVTQVTEEKVQLQERIEREENEVTSLQNEKERLQSSLWSSGQEHQRLLEQLEMRDRMSEEENKERTHQFEVEQAELHRQLAELQKDLSVFQQQYNSLLEQVAQQQSIIQQLSESQRNQMFGEHVHMESEETDSGVFSEDAAPHADVAPTVDTSTCTGSLPVKEQQSLVMCERGDQSNQDFSESELVSDDIIDQPFIQETLEEEIKTRVDDVEVTQNEEEQQQPVEQFPAEVRDVTENEPEVCEVCSHMSPMSDDKDSKSSASESSHVHHCSKILALKESELQSLRSEFALLSCDLALRKELTSELEVQVQSLEKNLHAAEEAAHSAAQKLNLALEQKKELSDQLTQLLDERETLTLQLQTAKCQLADVMEMLEGLEMAKGGWDEKFLQQESELKRVRSEKANLEQHILGMESELETLQEERSRVKDEMDAQRRTCSGLEQQIEALMTETTQLRSELVSCTEERDDLNQSLSQWREKVHSLEKTNRDTRDLISILEDDMRAGRKEYEVLQSNMEKLKTERQQLLEQVKVLEEAVSQQSEEKEELMSHLNQIKENHTSADQHTESMVSKIQALEGEVNRLSQSLESSLLEKGEIASRLNSTQEEIQQMRTGIEKLQIRIESDERKKTKMGELLRDARRKSDSLQDRIDALEREKEDVEQSLEEAVLQAEVAKAELEEERRKVEEEKRELHDQLSVLSAQLDLLRSEKEHLERALECKEREITELKAAKEQLERGLEKAEVARREEEERQKSRVEEMREEAERQIRRADDLQEQLEASRQREGLLEQKRAESEGEKERMQSLLLELDKEKQSLQTEAEKLRCQGEEWEKERTHLSSYTEALDKQIRDLKTSIKAKKEEMQVLQREGESKAHHIQASAESISSLMAEKEQIKRENQQLVEEKKQLHLNLLSVEQDRDHLRCTLTSVEEERDRLEQQRQVLANKTEQLECGLSLLQKEKQDIQQSLSSLQQEKENTEEEKQTLEVEKENLQSSLSLLKEQKGHLLLAVSSLEKEKQRAEEEKEKLRELQESLQTNVSSVEKELETNRLTVVQLSEQVSELTSRTTRLTKERDSALSKMNLWMKTCKQLEQENQMMLNSSGHGRSSEEAQIEMKQLKMQEQETKKEVEDLKMALEEKIKESQDATKEVEELKAAINKKEVEIQTRGKELEEMKNELDELNKCLEEKSREADESMDKYCNLMVQVHKLQEANDALTTRLEHLSNSQRANAASTQSSSTDGTLSLRRSGRRSTSKHQEETPDENIDPQTPQRSPQGSSSGKRGHRDISDKDSAQEALHNLTKKIKATTAMTPKVGPEPEDEEFRPEGLPELVQRGFADIPLGEASPFIIRRTVTRCSPRLAARNTTTPAPESKVLGPMALQSPSADSSSRKTLSPRSEEKSKRRSMRKTPELRETQTQQGDNCHVQ; this is encoded by the exons ATGAGCTGGGCAGTGGAGGAGTGGAAGGATGGACTTCCAGGGAAAGCCCTGCAGAAGATCCAAGAGATGGAAGTCCAGCTGGATAAACTGAAAAAGGAGAGGTCTCAAAAGCAGTTTCAGCTGGACTCCTTAGAGGCCGCCCtgcaaaagcagaaacaaaag GTTGACAGTGAACGTAGTGAGATCTCTTCTTTGAAAAGAGAGAACCAGTCTTTAGTTGAGTCATGTGACTCTCTGGAGAAAGCTCGTCAGAAAGCCGTCCATGACCTTGGAATCAAGGAGCAGCAG GTGAGCTACCTGGAGGGTCAGCTTAACTCATGCAGGAAGACCATAGAACGTCTGGAGCAGGAGCTCAAGAA GTACAAAAATGAACTGGATCGATCTCAGCCTGCTGGTTCTTCCTccctgtcatcttcctcctgtgaACAGCCCTATGCAACTCCACAGAAAAGCTTTTCAACCCCAGCTCCTGTCCATGTCTACAGACAGCAgg atAATCGATTTGAGGAACTCCAGGAAAAATACAGTCAGGaagtagaagaaagaaaaagactgGAGAGTGAACTCAAACTCTTGCAGGTTAAA CTgaatcagtcatcagtcagtgttaGCCACAAGGACATTGCTGCTCGTCAAGCTGGATCTTCAGTATTCCCATGGCAACAAGATCAGGCTCCCAGCCATTTGTCTCAGAATGCAATGGAAACACCTTTGAAGAGGCGAGGGACATCCCTCTGGGATGCCCATGAAGAGACTCCTATCAAGCCAGCTCAGCGAATGAGCTGTTCCAGAGCAGTGCAGAGTCCTAGTGGCTCCTCCCAACAGATGGAGCAACTAAAGACTCTCAACCAAG AGCTTCGTGGCCGTGTGTCTGAGCTAGAAAAGAATCTGTCCAATCAGGAGAAGGAAATTCGTAGCCAAGCGTCCAAGCTCCAGGAACTACAAACCCAACTGAACCAGGCCCGTAAAGACCTGACTGAACGGGACAGAAACCTGTCCAAGACCAGCCATGAGTTGAGTCAGGCCACTGACAAACACCAGCAGGTTGAGGCCAAG tgttctTCAGTTGAACAGAAGCTGAAACAAGTGACAGAGGAGATGAACTGTCAGAGACACAATGCTGAGAGCTGCAGGCGAGCCCTGGAACAGAAACTCAAGGACCAAGAGAGAGACAGTCAGAAG gAACTATCTCAACTGCAGAGTTCCCATCAGGCTTTGGAGCAGCAACTTAACCAGACCAGAACCAAGTTAACACAAGAGCTGCAACAGGCCAAAAAAGACCACAATGTATTGCAAGCTGATATAGAAAAG ATGAGCTTTCAGAAGACTCATATGGAGAAGGATGTGGAAGAGCAGAAGCAGAAGTTGCTGAGGTCAGAGCAGAGCCTCCAGGCCAGCCAAAGCAAAGAGCAGGACCTCCGCAGGAAGATGGAG GAgctgcagaaagaaaagaactgTGTGACTGTCCAGTTGGACCAGAGCAGCAGGCGTCTGTCtcagctggaggaagagaagaagactGCAGACCAGAACCTTAAACGTATGCAGGGACAACTAGATGACCTCAAAGGTAAATC TGAGGGACAAGTAGAAGAACTGAAGAAACTTCAGTCAAAACTGGATCAGCAGACTGAGGCTTCAGCCCGAGAGcaggaaaatttaaaaaagacacTTTCTAATGTAGAAGACAAAAATGAGAG ATCTCAGAATGacctgcagaaacagaaacaggaaacggaGAGGCTGACCAACAGGTTGATGGTCGTAGAGAACGAGGCCAAACAGCTGACATCCAGTCTAAGTGCGAGTCAGACTGAGTTTAAGGAGCTAACACAAGAACATCAAGCTCTACTGGAGTGGAAGAATCAGAAGGAGACCTTGATAAATGAGACTGAAGCTATGCAAAAGGAACTCACTGACAAAATTAGCAACATGGAGAGCGATCTCAGCTCACTAAATAAAGCCAATGATGAACTTAAT AAGCAGCTCAtgagcacagagagagacaaggcCAGTCTGTCAACTATCATCGATTcattgaagggtgaactcctcAACAAGAGCACAGAGTTAGAGGAGAAAGAGCATCAataccagcagctccaggctcagCTCTCAGAGGCTGGACAGAAACACGCTAAAGACCTGGAGAACATGGGCGTGCAAGTGACCCAGCTGGAATCtcag GTCAAACATCTGGAGTTGCGGCTGCAAAAGGAAATTGCTCGAGTTGAACAGGCTGAGAGAAccaacacagagctgcagggtgAGCACCAGGCAGCCTGTGACCTGGTCCACTCCAAAGATCAGCTTATAGAGCTGGGGCAGGCTGAGATCAGCCAGCTAAGAGAGAGCCTCGCACAGtccactgcacagcaggaggagcagaatgcAAG GTTGGCAGAAGAGAAGGCAACTTTGCTGAAACAGTGTGAGGATAGTGTTTCAGCAAAGGTTGAAGAGATGGACCAGATCAAGCTGAAGTTGGAGGAGGCAGATCAAGAGTTGCTGCTTACCAAAAACCAG GTCAGCTCAATGGAGCAGTTCCTGAAAATCCAAGAACAGCTGGGAGCTCAACTGCAGAGCCAAATTAAGACACTGTCTGAGAGTCAAGACGAATACAAAAAGGTGTGCGAGCAAAAATCTGAAGAGCTCAAGCATTCAGAAGAGAAGCTGAAGGAACAGCAGAGCCAGACAGAGAAGACAGACAAGCTTTTCAGAGAGGCTGAAGCTCATATGACTTCTGTAGAGAAACaaaaggctgagctggaaaaaGCAGTGCTAGACATGAAGAAAGACATCGAG ATTCTCCAAAAGACTCACACTGAGAAGACCAACCACCTTCTGGAGCAGATAACTCACttagaagaaaaggaagctGCAAACCAAGATGCAGCCGAGAAGCTTCCTGCCTTAAAGAATGAACTTGATTTGGTCCAGCAGTCGAACACTGATCTTAAAAAGTCTATAGAAGCCCTTGAGATGAGAAACTCATCTGTTATCGAGATCAACTCCAACCTAGAGAACACcctgaaagagaaaaataatcaGATTTCTGCTTTGGAGAAAGACGTCAAAGATATctcagaggagagaagaaaagaTTTAGAAAATCATGTTTTCGAGATTGAAAATTTCCTGAACAATGAGAAAAACCTTAAAGACGAGCTTGAATCTGCCAAGCAATCACTTACTGCTGCCAAGGCAGAATTAAGATCTCGTCGAGAGGAGATCAAGACCATGAAGACGACGCTGTCTGCTGCTTCACGTGGCTTGGAAGAAAGAGACAACACGCTAAAGAgtctgaaggagaagctgaataAAGCTGAGGCGGAGCAGGCCAAAGCCTCAGAGCTCCTGAAGGAGAAGGTGGTGGCCATGAACAAAATCAAG GTGCAGCTGGAGATGCTGCAGATGGACTTGGAGGACAATGAAACAGCCATGAACTCCTTTGACAGTCAGGTGGAAGAGCTGAAGGGAATCATAGAGACACTGGAGGCTCAGCTTGCTCAGAATCACAGCCAGATGTCTGACATGGAAGCCAGACTGGAGGACAGCAAAGCCCAG GTCTCTGTCTTGGAAACCCGTTTAGAGGAGGTCCAGTCCCAGAACTCTATGCTGGAGACGCAGTATGTCACAGCTAAAGAGGAGCTATTTGAGAGGAGCTGTGAAATAACTCGACTCGAAGAGGAAGCTATCAAGAGAAGCCAGCTAGAGGAGACGGTTGCTACATTAGAGTCAAATCTCAGTCAGGTCACAGAGGAAAATGTTAAGTTGGAGACTACTGTTAGGCAAATAAGTGAGGACAAAAAACAGTTGATCCAGCAGATAAACACAATTGAAGCTACTTTGAAGCAGGTAAACAATGAGAAAGAGCAAATGGAAACTGAAATTAATCATGCAAATGCAGAGAAGAAACGCCTGGAAAACGACCTGGACAAATTGTCTGAGGAGAACAAACGACTGCAGACCAGCGTCGATCAGTTAAACAAAGAAAGGCAGCAAAATGATGCAGTGAATAATGAAATGACAGCAGAGAAATATGAAGCTGAATCAAGACTCCGTCAAGTCACTGAAGAGAAAGCCCAGCTTCATAATACCCTCAGCCTGATAAATGAGGAGAAAATCCAGCTTGAGGTAAAATTTGGTGAAATAAACTCTGAGAAAAATGACTTGGTTACTAACCTGCATCAAGTTGTTGAGGAGAGGCGTCAGCTAGAAATGAACTGCAGTCAGCTGAGTGAAGAAAACACGAGACTAAAGGCTAGTGTGACTCAAGTAACTGAAGAGAAGGTTCAGTTACAAGAAAGGATAGAAAGGGAAGAAAATGAGGTGACTTCACTTCAGAACGAGAAGGAGCGTCTTCAAAGCTCGCTCTGGTCCTCGGGGCAGGAGCATcagaggctgctggagcagcttgAGATGAGGGACAGGAtgagtgaggaggagaacaaGGAGAG GACTCACCAGTTCGAGGTAGAACAAGCTGAACTACATCGTCAGCTGGCAGAGTTACAGAAGGACCTGAGTGTGTTCCAGCAGCAGTACAATTcactgctggagcaggtggCCCAGCAGCAGTCAATCATTCAGCAGCTGTCAGAATCTCAGCGAAACCAGATGTTTGGAGAACATGTCCATATGGAATCTGAGGAGACAGACAGTGGTG TTTTCTCTGAAGATGCAGCACCACATGCTGATGTGGCGCCGACAGTGGATACAAGCACCTGCACTGGGTCTCTCCCAGTAAAAGAACAACAGAGCCTTGTGATGTGTGAACGGGGGGACCAGTCCAACCAGGATTTCAG TGAGTCAGAGCTGGTCTCGGATGACATAATCGATCAACCGTTCATCCAGGAAACATTGGAAGAGGAGATAAAGACACGTGTGGATGATGTAGAAGTAACAcagaatgaggaggagcagcagcaaccTGTAGAACAG TTTCCTGCAGAAGTCAGAGATGTTACTGAAAATGAACCTGAAGTCTGTGAAGTGTGCTCACACATGTCCCCCATGAGCGACGACAAAGACTCAAAATCCTCTG CATCAGAGTCATCCCATGTACATCACTGCAGCAAAATTCTTGCCCTTAAAGAAAGTGAACTTCAGAGCCTGCGCTCCGAGTTTGCTCTGCTGAGCTGCGACCTCGCCCTGAGAAAGGAGTTGACTTCTGAACTGGAAGTCCAAGTTCAAAGCTTGGAGAAGAATCTtcatgcagcagaggaggcggcTCATAGTGCAGCACAGAAACTAAACTTGGCTCTGGAGCAGAAGAAAGAACTTTCTGACCAG TTGACTCAGCTGTTGGATGAGAGGGAGACATTAACTCTACAACTGCAAACAGCTAAATGCCAGCTGGCTGATGTTATGGAGATGCTGGAAGGTCTGGAGATGGCCAAAG GTGGATGGGATGAAAAATTCCTTCAGCAGGAGAGCGAATTAAAGCGGGTTCGGTCTGAGAAAGCTAACCTGGAGCAACACATCCTGGGTATGGAATCTGAGCTGGAAACCctccaggaggagaggagcagggtAAAGGATGAGATGGACGCTCAGAGAAGGACCTGTTCAGGCTTGGAGCAGCAGATTGAAGCTCTCATGACGGAG ACAACCCAGCTCAGATCTGAACTTGTTTCGTGCACTGAGGAGCGAGATGACCTCAACCAGTCTTTGAGCCAATGGAGAGAGAAAGTTCACAGCCTGGAAAAAACAAACCGAGACACCAGAGATCTAATTTCCATTTTGGAAGATGACATGagagcagggaggaaggagTATGAAGTCCTGCAGAGCAACATGGAGAAGCTGAAAACAGAAAGGCAACAG ctgctggagcaggttaAGGTCCTGGAGGAGGCAGTCTCTCAGCAGAGTGAAGAAAAAGAGGAGCTTATGAGCCACCTCAACCAAATCAAAGAAAACCACACCTCTGCCGATCAACACACAGAGTCCATGGTCAGCAAGATACAG GCTTTAGAGGGAGAGGTGAATCGACTTTCACAGTCTCTGGAGTCGTCTCTACTAGAAAAGGGAGAGATTGCCTCACGTCTGAACTCGACACAAGAGGAAATCCAGCAGATGAGGACTGGAATTGAAAAGCTTCAGATTCGCATCGAGTCAGACGAGAGGAAGAAAACGAAAATGGGAGAACTGCTCAGAG ATGCTCGAAGGAAGTCCGACTCACTGCAAGATCGCATTGATGCCCTGGAGCGAGAGAAGGAAGATGTGGAGCAGAGTCTGGAGGAAGCTGTTCTACAG GCTGAGGTGGCCAAGGCTGAGCttgaagaggaaaggagaaag gtggaagaggagaagagagaactCCATGACCAACTATCGGTACTCTCTGCCCAGCTGGACCTCCTCAGATCCGAGAAAGAACACCTGGAGAGAGCGCTAGAatgtaaagagagagagataactGAACTGAAGGCAGctaaggagcagctggagagaggaCTGGAGAAGGCAGAGGTAGCcagacgagaggaggaggagaggcagaaatcCAGAGTGGAAGAAAtgagagaggaagcagaaagaCAAATCAGACGAGCAGATGAccttcaggagcagctggaagctTCTCGGCAGAGAGAGGGCTTGCTTGAACAAAAGAGAGCAGAAAGTgaaggggagaaagagaggatgCAGTCTCTGTTGTTAGAGCTGGACAAGGAAAAACAAAGtctgcagacagaggcagagaagctgcGCTGTCAGGGGgaagagtgggagaaagagagaactCACCTAAGCTCTTATACTGAGGCTTTGGACAAACAAATTAGGGACCTTAAAACAtccattaaagctaaaaaagaagaaatgcaAGTTTTGCAAAGAGAGGGGGAAAGTAAAGCCCATCATATACAAGCGTCAGCAGAGTCTATCTCATCTCTTATGGCAGAAAAAGAACAGATCAAAAGAGAAAATCAGCAGCTGGTGGAAGAAAAAAAGCAACTGCACTTGAATTTATTGTCTGTAGAACAGGATAGAGATCATTTGCGCTGCACTCTTACATCTgtagaagaagagagagacagactagagcaacagaggcaggtgttggcaaacaaaacagagcagctggaaTGTGGTCTTTCTCTGCTAcaaaaggagaaacaggacaTTCAGCAGAGTCTTTCTTCACTCcagcaagaaaaagaaaatacagaggaggagaaacagacgTTAGAGGTAGAAAAGGAAAACTTGCAGTCGTCCCTCTCTTTGCTTAAAGAGCAGAAAGGACATTTGCTTCTCGCTGTCTCTTCcctggagaaagaaaagcaaagagcagaggaagagaaagagaaactcAGAGAACTGCAGGAGAGTCTTCAGACGAATGTGTCCTCTGTGGAAAAAGAGCTGGAAACAAACCGGTTGACTGTTGTACAGCTCAGTGAGCAG GTCTCAGAGCTCACCTCTCGTACCACTCGTCTGACCAAAGAGAGAGACTCTGCGCTAAGCAAGATGAATCTTTGGATGAAAACCTGCAAACAGTTGGAGCAGGAGAATCAAATGATGCTCAACAGCTCAG gaCATGGAAGAAGCAGTGAGGAAGCTCAGATTGAGATGAAACAGCTCAAGATGCAAGAACAAGAGACAAAGAAAGAAGTGGAAGACCTGAAGATggcgctggaggagaagatTAAAGAGTCACAAGATGCAACGAAAGAAGTGGAGGAACTTAAGGCTGCCATTAATAAAAAGGAGGTGGAAATACAAACGAGGgggaaagagctggaggagatgaagaatgAGTTGGATGAACTGAACAAATGTCTGGAGGAGAaaagcagagaagctgatgaGAGCATGGATAAATACTGCAACCTGATGGTTCAAGTGCACAAACTGCAAGAGGCCAACGATGCACTGACAACACGCCTGGAGCACCTCAGCAATAGCCAGCGTGCTAATGCAGCTAGcacccagagcagcagcaccgaTGGAACCCTCAGTCTCCGGCGCTCAGGAAGAAGATCAACCTCCAAACACCAGGAGGAGACGCCGGATGAAAACATTGACCCTCAAACCCCTCAGAGGTCTCCACAGGGGTCGTCCTCAGGGAAACGGGGCCATCGCGACATCAGTGACAAAGACAGCGCCCAGGAGGCACTGCACAACctgacaaagaagatcaaagccACCACAGCAATGACGCCCAAGGTCGGACCAGAACCGGAGGACGAGGAGTTCAGGCCTGAGGGGCTTCCGGAGCTGGTGCAGAgag